The following are encoded in a window of Amaranthus tricolor cultivar Red isolate AtriRed21 chromosome 2, ASM2621246v1, whole genome shotgun sequence genomic DNA:
- the LOC130803559 gene encoding M phase phosphoprotein 10 isoform X2, with product MAAPEEEKAGLEAIYKLKSTDPPLFLAPNSDLSYSTRIASQYLFTSLKPYTPKSPFDKLLTDGFDAEQIWQQIDLQSQPLLTSLQREIRRFEKNSDQILKLFRVSDANGVLDREIEKNGEVSLGEDSEKFDKFSDDFEDEEKENGELEGLEDDEDSDEDEDEDEDEDEDEDEDEAEEDDDGVPEVEDDFLKIKELEKYLVKEEEREYGSEKKKDKKGKKKKQRDNIEEDDDDDAEDENEEGDEDGDELLMFGEDAGDEDDFEENIRYEDFFVPEKKVSKRKQKRADRSDDWEMEVENVRYAKDSKMKAENVDSADDSEMEDKDDADSEMDDDNDKQNKGNLSTYEREREKLQEKIKQMEAENLAPKDWTMLGEISASKRPMDSALEVDLDFEHNVRPPPVITEEVTASLEEIIKKRIVEGRFDDVQRAPKLLSAPPRETKELDDNKSKKGLAEIYEEDYAQQTGLISAPLSVNDGLKKEAEFPVFNHQLAVQVIEDMSIQNNVPALAMEEIAPIAVSDAAMLAPEEVFSGKGNIKEENELTKDDRKKRRAKKKRKFKAINAKRTARKAVDKPSQTNAEGKEQWQ from the exons ATGGCTGCACCAGAAGAAGAAAAAGCAGGTCTTGAAGCCATATACAAGCTTAAATCAACAGACCCACCGTTATTTCTTGCACCAAATTCCGACCTTTCTTATTCCACCCGCATAGCTTCTCAATATCTTTTTACTTCCCTTAAACCATACACTCCAAAATCCCCTTTTGATAAGCTTCTTACTGATGGTTTTGATGCTGAGCAGATTTGGCAACAAATTGACCTTCAATCTCAGCCTTTGCTTACTTCTCTGCAAAGAGAAATCAGGCGTTTTGAGAAAAATTCAGATCAAATTTTGAAACTTTTTAGGGTTTCTGATGCTAATGGGGTGTTGGATAGAGAAATTGAGAAAAATGGGGAGGTGAGTTTGGGAGAAGACAGTGAGAAATTTGATAAGTTTAGTGATGATTTTGAAGATGAGGAAAAAGAAAATGGGGAGTTAGagggtttggaagatgatgaggATTCTGATGAGGATGAGGATGAGGATGAggatgaggatgaagatgaggaCGAAGACGAGGCTGAAGAGGATGATGATGGGGTGCCTGAGGTTGAAGATGATTTTTTGAAGATTAAGGAATTGGAGAAGTATTTAGTCAAAGAGGAGGAAAGGGAATATGGGTCTGAGAAGAAAAAGGATAAAAAGGgtaagaagaagaagcaaaGGGATAATATTGAAGAAGATGACGACGATGATGCTGAGGATGAAAATGAGGAGGGGGATGAAGATGGTGATGAG CTTCTTATGTTCGGGGAAGATGCTGGCGATGAAGATGATTTTGAAGAAAACATCAG ATATGAAGATTTCTTTGTCCCTGAGAAGAAAGTATCGAAAAGAAAACAGAAACGTGCAGACAGGTCTGATGACTGGGAGATGGAGGTTGAAAATGTTCGTTATGCTAAGGATTCGAAGATGAAGGCTGAAAATGTTGATAGTGCTGATGATTCTGAGATGGAGGATAAAGATGATGCTGATTCAGAGATGGATGATGACAATGACAAACAG AACAAGGGAAACTTGTCTACTTATGAGAGGGAGCGTGAAAAGTtgcaagaaaaaataaaacaaatggaAGCTGAAAACTTGGCTCCAAAAGATTGGACAATGCTGGGAGAG ATATCTGCGTCCAAGAGGCCGATGGATAGTGCATTGGAAGTCGACCTTGATTTTGAGCACAATGTTAGACCTCCTCCTGTCATAACAGAAGAGGTGACTGCATCTCTAGaagaaattataaagaaaagaaTAGTTGAG GGACGTTTTGATGATGTTCAAAGGGCTCCTAAACTTCTGTCTGCACCTCCCAGAGAAACTAAAGAGCTG GATGATAATAAGAGCAAGAAAGGCCTTGCTGAAATTTACGAG GAAGACTATGCTCAGCAAACTGGCCTTATTTCGGCTCCCTTGTCTGTAAATGATGGATTGAAAAAGGAG GCCGAGTTTCCTGTCTTTAATCATCAATTGGCCGTACAGGTTATTGAAGACATGTCTATTCAGAACAATGTTCCTGCTTTAGCCATGGAAGAG ATTGCCCCAATAGCTGTTTCAGATGCAGCTATGCTTGCACCTGAAGAAGTGTTTTCTGGAAAAGGAAATATCAAAGAGGAAAATGAGTTAACAAAGGATGACAGGAAGAAACGAAGAGccaagaagaagagaaaattcAAAG CTATAAACGCGAAAAGGACAGCAAGAAAAGCAGTTGATAAACCATCTCAAACTAATGCGGAAG GCAAGGAACAATGGCAATAG
- the LOC130803559 gene encoding M phase phosphoprotein 10 isoform X1, which translates to MAAPEEEKAGLEAIYKLKSTDPPLFLAPNSDLSYSTRIASQYLFTSLKPYTPKSPFDKLLTDGFDAEQIWQQIDLQSQPLLTSLQREIRRFEKNSDQILKLFRVSDANGVLDREIEKNGEVSLGEDSEKFDKFSDDFEDEEKENGELEGLEDDEDSDEDEDEDEDEDEDEDEDEAEEDDDGVPEVEDDFLKIKELEKYLVKEEEREYGSEKKKDKKGKKKKQRDNIEEDDDDDAEDENEEGDEDGDELLMFGEDAGDEDDFEENIRYEDFFVPEKKVSKRKQKRADRSDDWEMEVENVRYAKDSKMKAENVDSADDSEMEDKDDADSEMDDDNDKQNKGNLSTYEREREKLQEKIKQMEAENLAPKDWTMLGEISASKRPMDSALEVDLDFEHNVRPPPVITEEVTASLEEIIKKRIVEGRFDDVQRAPKLLSAPPRETKELDDNKSKKGLAEIYEEDYAQQTGLISAPLSVNDGLKKEASDLFERLCLKLDALSHFHFAPKPVIEDMSIQNNVPALAMEEIAPIAVSDAAMLAPEEVFSGKGNIKEENELTKDDRKKRRAKKKRKFKAINAKRTARKAVDKPSQTNAEGKEQWQ; encoded by the exons ATGGCTGCACCAGAAGAAGAAAAAGCAGGTCTTGAAGCCATATACAAGCTTAAATCAACAGACCCACCGTTATTTCTTGCACCAAATTCCGACCTTTCTTATTCCACCCGCATAGCTTCTCAATATCTTTTTACTTCCCTTAAACCATACACTCCAAAATCCCCTTTTGATAAGCTTCTTACTGATGGTTTTGATGCTGAGCAGATTTGGCAACAAATTGACCTTCAATCTCAGCCTTTGCTTACTTCTCTGCAAAGAGAAATCAGGCGTTTTGAGAAAAATTCAGATCAAATTTTGAAACTTTTTAGGGTTTCTGATGCTAATGGGGTGTTGGATAGAGAAATTGAGAAAAATGGGGAGGTGAGTTTGGGAGAAGACAGTGAGAAATTTGATAAGTTTAGTGATGATTTTGAAGATGAGGAAAAAGAAAATGGGGAGTTAGagggtttggaagatgatgaggATTCTGATGAGGATGAGGATGAGGATGAggatgaggatgaagatgaggaCGAAGACGAGGCTGAAGAGGATGATGATGGGGTGCCTGAGGTTGAAGATGATTTTTTGAAGATTAAGGAATTGGAGAAGTATTTAGTCAAAGAGGAGGAAAGGGAATATGGGTCTGAGAAGAAAAAGGATAAAAAGGgtaagaagaagaagcaaaGGGATAATATTGAAGAAGATGACGACGATGATGCTGAGGATGAAAATGAGGAGGGGGATGAAGATGGTGATGAG CTTCTTATGTTCGGGGAAGATGCTGGCGATGAAGATGATTTTGAAGAAAACATCAG ATATGAAGATTTCTTTGTCCCTGAGAAGAAAGTATCGAAAAGAAAACAGAAACGTGCAGACAGGTCTGATGACTGGGAGATGGAGGTTGAAAATGTTCGTTATGCTAAGGATTCGAAGATGAAGGCTGAAAATGTTGATAGTGCTGATGATTCTGAGATGGAGGATAAAGATGATGCTGATTCAGAGATGGATGATGACAATGACAAACAG AACAAGGGAAACTTGTCTACTTATGAGAGGGAGCGTGAAAAGTtgcaagaaaaaataaaacaaatggaAGCTGAAAACTTGGCTCCAAAAGATTGGACAATGCTGGGAGAG ATATCTGCGTCCAAGAGGCCGATGGATAGTGCATTGGAAGTCGACCTTGATTTTGAGCACAATGTTAGACCTCCTCCTGTCATAACAGAAGAGGTGACTGCATCTCTAGaagaaattataaagaaaagaaTAGTTGAG GGACGTTTTGATGATGTTCAAAGGGCTCCTAAACTTCTGTCTGCACCTCCCAGAGAAACTAAAGAGCTG GATGATAATAAGAGCAAGAAAGGCCTTGCTGAAATTTACGAG GAAGACTATGCTCAGCAAACTGGCCTTATTTCGGCTCCCTTGTCTGTAAATGATGGATTGAAAAAGGAG GCTAGTGATCTGTTTGAAAGATTGTGCCTGAAGCTGGATGCACTTTCCCACTTTCATTTTGCTCCCAAGCCG GTTATTGAAGACATGTCTATTCAGAACAATGTTCCTGCTTTAGCCATGGAAGAG ATTGCCCCAATAGCTGTTTCAGATGCAGCTATGCTTGCACCTGAAGAAGTGTTTTCTGGAAAAGGAAATATCAAAGAGGAAAATGAGTTAACAAAGGATGACAGGAAGAAACGAAGAGccaagaagaagagaaaattcAAAG CTATAAACGCGAAAAGGACAGCAAGAAAAGCAGTTGATAAACCATCTCAAACTAATGCGGAAG GCAAGGAACAATGGCAATAG